The following is a genomic window from Hymenobacter chitinivorans DSM 11115.
GCTTACCACGGGCAGGTGGCCGGGGCGGGGAAGTATTCCTCGCTGAAATACTGCCCCGTGGGGCCGTCCGGACCCAGCAGGGCGTACTTCACCAGGCGCTGCCCGGCCTCCTCCACCGTGCTGCTGCCCTGGTGGCCGGTGAAGTCGGTGCGGGTGTAGCCCGGGCACACGGCGTTGACCTTGAAGGGCGTGTCGCGCAGCTCGTAGGCCAGCTGCACGGTGTACATATTCAGCGCCGTTTTGGAGGCCTGGTACACGGGAAAGCGGTAGGCGAAGTTCTCGTTGGCGAAGTCGGCGTAGAGCGTCAGGGAGGCCATGGCGGTGCTCACGTTGACGATGCGCGGCTGGGCCGACTGCGCCAGCAGGTCCAGGAAGGCCTGGGTGACGCCGGCCACCCCGAAGACGTTGGTTTCGAACACGCTCCGGAACTGTTCCAGCCTGGCCTGCCGGGCGGCCTGCTCCATGCCGCCGCTGATGCCGGCGTTGTTGATGAGCACGTCCAGCCCCGGCGTGGCAGCCCCAATCGTGGCCCGGGCCGCCCGGATGGATTCGGGGCTGGTAACATCCAACTGCACGGCGGCCAGGTGGGTGAGCCCCAGGGCGCGGAGCTGGGCAACCGCGGCCTGACCGGCGGCCAGGCTGCGGCTACCGAGGTAAACGAAAAAGCCCTGCTGGGCGAGTAGTTTGGCGACTTCCAGGCCGATGCCCTTGTTTGCGCCGGTTACCAATGCTGACTTCATGGGGGGAGGTACTCTAACGGTGTGGGTAAGGAAAGAAACCGGCGGAACCATTCCGCCCGGCCAACGGGGCCACGGGGCATACCCGTAGCGGTAAGGCCCTTATGGGACCCGTAAAGCGCTGACAGAAGAACAGGAGGAGCCCGGCCGCCCCGCCTACTGGGGCCCGGCTCTGGCGGGGCGGGTTACGCCGCGGCCCGGGGTAGGCCGCGGGCTTATCCGGGGGCCGGCCGCGGGCCCTGACCGGGCCCGGTCAGGGCGGTTGGGGAGTAGCCGAAGTGCTTTTTAAAGGCGTAGGAGAAGTGGGCCAGGTTCTCGAAGCCCACTTCCAGGTAGAGCTCCACGGGCTTCCTTCTTTTTTCCAGGAGCTGGTAGTGGGCCAGGGCCAGGCGCTTCTGGGTGAGCCAGCGCTGAGGACTCAGCTGAAAGGCCTTCTTGAAGTCCCGCTTGAAGGTGGTCAGGCTGCGGCCGGTCAGGTAGCTGAACTTGGTCAGGGGCAGGTTGAACATGTAGTTGGCCTCCATGAACTCGACCAGGTTGAGCTTGCCGGGCGCGGTGAAGTCGGCCAGCACCGCGTCGCTGCCCGGGTCGAGGCTGCGCAGTATCTCAATTACCTCGGTAATCTTGACGGCCAGCAGCTTTTCCGGCAGGCGGTGCTCCAGCGCCAGGTAGGGCAGCAGGGAAGCAAAAAGGCTTTGCAGCAGCGGGCTTTTGGCAAACAGCCGCATGCCGGAAGCGGCCGGCCGGCCGGCGGGTACCGGAGTGTTTTCGGCGTAATACGCCCGCACCAGGGCTGTGGGCAGCTTCATGACCACGGCCTGGTAGGCAACACCGTCCTTGGGATACTTGAGCAGGGTCGCGGGTTGCCGGCGGGGCAACAGCACCGTGTCGCCGGGGCCGCAGCGCAGGGTGCGCTCGGCCTGCACCACGCGCAGCTCGCCGGCCAGCACCCCCACCAGCACGGCATCCTCGGCGGCTATTTCGCCCCCGTAGCGCTGGTCGCCGCTACAGACGACGACCATTTCCGCGTAGCGGTTGAGCTGCTTGGTTGGCATAGGAGGATGCGGTGCGTGGTGAGTGGTGAAGCAGTTTTGGCCGGCCCCGGCCCCCGGCGGGAAGGGCTGCCCGACGCTACAAAGGTAGGCGGCCGGCACTCGGGGCGCTTTGCTTACAAGGCCGAAGTTGCTTTGCTCAGCGGGCCACGAGGCTTCGTTGGGCCAGCTTGCCGGCCGGGCGGGTCCGGCGGCTTCTTTTGCCGGATTCGGCAATTGCCAGCGGCTTTGCTGTACCTTACCGCCCGGCTCTGGTGCCGCGCGTTTTTTTCTATGTCCTCAGCTACTCCCTCCCAGCCCGCTTCTTCCGCCCTGGAGGCCGAACTCCAGGCCCTGCGCGCGGAAAACGCCCGGCTCCGGACGGCCGCCACCCGGCAGCAGGCTCTCGACGCGCAGTACCAGCTGAGCCAGGCCCGCTTTCGTACGGTATTCGAAAACTCGCCGCTGGGCCACAAAATCATTGCTCCGGACCTGACCATTCTGCAGGCCAACCCGGCCCTGGCGGCCATGCTGGGCCTGGCCGGCCCCGAGGAGCTGGTGGGCCGGCGGATTCTGGAGTTTGCCGACCCCGACCATAACGCCGGCTGGCACGAGCTCCAGACCCGGCTCTGGGCCCACAAGCTGCCCAACTTCACCCTGGAAACCTGCCTGCGCCGGCCCGACGGCACCTCCTTCTGGTGCCAGGTTACGGCCGTGCTCTTCCAGGACGATGGGGGCGAGCTGGGCTACACCACCCTGGAGGATATCAGTGACCGGAAAAAGCTGGCCCTCTCCCACCAGCGGCTCTACGACGCCCAGGAAACGATTCTGCACCTGGTGGCCCACGACCTGCGCAACCCCATAGCCCATATTCAGATGGTGGTGGAGCTGCTCCGCCGCGACGAGGCCGTGCTGGCCCTGCACTCGGCCAGCAACCCCGAGGGCGTGCTGAAGTTTCTGAATCTGGTAGACCACTCCTGCGACCAGGCCCACGCCCTGCTCAACGACGTGCTCTACCTGGGGCAGCTTGAAGCATCCCGCCTGGAAGAGCACCACACCGACCTCAACGCTTTTCTCGACGAGCGGCTGGCCGCCTTCCGCCTGGCCGCCCGGGAGCGGGGCATCGAGCTGGTGCTGACCCTGCCGCCCCAAGCCCAGCACGCCAATATCCACCCCGACAAGTTTGGCCGCATCCTAGACAATCTGCTCAGCAATGCGCTGAAGTTTACCCCGGCCGGCGGGCGGGTGTCGGTGCGGCTGGAAAAGCACCCGGGCCACATTCGCCTGGTAGTGCACGACACGGGCCTGGGCATTCCCGAAGCCCTGCAGCCCCACGTCTTCGATAAGTTCAGCTCAGCCAAGCGTCCCGGCCTCTACGGCGACACCACCACCGGCCTGGGCCTATTCATTACCAAGCAGATTGTGGAGCTGCACCAGGGTCAGATCTGGCTGGAAAGCTATGAGAACCGGGGTACCACTTTTTTCATCGACCTGACCTAGGCCCGGCAGAAACGTGCTTTCGGGTTGTAGCAAGCCGCTGCGCGGGTAGTGGTATATAAGCAGCCTCCCCCGAGCCGCTTCGCGCCCTGGCTGCCGCCCCCGGCCGGCGGATGCCAGAGGGCCCCCGGGTTTTCCGCTTCCAGTCGTGGTTTCAGCCCTGAGGCAAGAGCCGCCACCCGTTACGGCCCGCCAAAATGACGGCCGGCAACCGGTCATTTATCTTACTTCCGCTATATGATTCCTACTACCTTTGCCAGAATTCGCCCTGCTCACTCCCTACCTTTTTTCATGGACAACTTCTTCTCTCCCATTACCCGGCGGGCCGGCTTGCTGGCCCTTACCCTGCTGCCCCTGGCCGCCCAGGCCCAGGGCACCGACACCCTGATGGCCGTGCGCAAGCGGGTGAGCAACTCCCTGCCCGTCACCCGCTTCAGTATCTTTACCAACGGGGCCCTGCTGGCCGGGGGCGACTACGACGGCGGCTTCACCTACCCCAATATTCCGGCCGAGGGCTCGGGCACCCGCCTGATGTGGTATCCGGGCAAAGCCTCCTTCCGGGCCGGCTACATCAACGGCACCCAGTGGGACGATGCCAACATCGGCCTCTACTCCATTGCGGCCGGCTATAATGCCCGCGCCTCCGGCGACTACGCCACCGCCTTCGGCAAGGACAACGTGGCGGCCAACGTCAGCAGCACCGCCCTGGGCGAGTTCTGCACGGCCTCGGGCGCGGCCTCGGTAGCCCTGGGCTACTACGCCCACACCAACACCCGCCAGGGCTCCTTCGTCTTCGCCGACCGGTCGGTGACAGATGACGGCAACTTTGTAACCGACGAATCCTTCAAGGCCGGGGCCAACCACTCGGCCAACTGGCGCGTGACGGGCGGCTTCCGCATCTACACCTCTTCGGACCGCAGCACCGGCGTGATTTTCCGCTACGGCAACACGGCCCCCCTCAGCGACAACACGCCCAGCTGGTACCGCACCGACGCGGCCATGTCGACCTCCACCGGGGCCTACCTGAGCACCGGCGGTACCTGGACCAACTCCTCCGACCGCAACCGTAAGCACCGTTTCGAGCCCGTGGCG
Proteins encoded in this region:
- a CDS encoding SDR family oxidoreductase, which codes for MKSALVTGANKGIGLEVAKLLAQQGFFVYLGSRSLAAGQAAVAQLRALGLTHLAAVQLDVTSPESIRAARATIGAATPGLDVLINNAGISGGMEQAARQARLEQFRSVFETNVFGVAGVTQAFLDLLAQSAQPRIVNVSTAMASLTLYADFANENFAYRFPVYQASKTALNMYTVQLAYELRDTPFKVNAVCPGYTRTDFTGHQGSSTVEEAGQRLVKYALLGPDGPTGQYFSEEYFPAPATCPW
- a CDS encoding AraC family transcriptional regulator; amino-acid sequence: MPTKQLNRYAEMVVVCSGDQRYGGEIAAEDAVLVGVLAGELRVVQAERTLRCGPGDTVLLPRRQPATLLKYPKDGVAYQAVVMKLPTALVRAYYAENTPVPAGRPAASGMRLFAKSPLLQSLFASLLPYLALEHRLPEKLLAVKITEVIEILRSLDPGSDAVLADFTAPGKLNLVEFMEANYMFNLPLTKFSYLTGRSLTTFKRDFKKAFQLSPQRWLTQKRLALAHYQLLEKRRKPVELYLEVGFENLAHFSYAFKKHFGYSPTALTGPGQGPRPAPG
- a CDS encoding PAS domain-containing sensor histidine kinase; the encoded protein is MSSATPSQPASSALEAELQALRAENARLRTAATRQQALDAQYQLSQARFRTVFENSPLGHKIIAPDLTILQANPALAAMLGLAGPEELVGRRILEFADPDHNAGWHELQTRLWAHKLPNFTLETCLRRPDGTSFWCQVTAVLFQDDGGELGYTTLEDISDRKKLALSHQRLYDAQETILHLVAHDLRNPIAHIQMVVELLRRDEAVLALHSASNPEGVLKFLNLVDHSCDQAHALLNDVLYLGQLEASRLEEHHTDLNAFLDERLAAFRLAARERGIELVLTLPPQAQHANIHPDKFGRILDNLLSNALKFTPAGGRVSVRLEKHPGHIRLVVHDTGLGIPEALQPHVFDKFSSAKRPGLYGDTTTGLGLFITKQIVELHQGQIWLESYENRGTTFFIDLT
- a CDS encoding tail fiber domain-containing protein, whose translation is MDNFFSPITRRAGLLALTLLPLAAQAQGTDTLMAVRKRVSNSLPVTRFSIFTNGALLAGGDYDGGFTYPNIPAEGSGTRLMWYPGKASFRAGYINGTQWDDANIGLYSIAAGYNARASGDYATAFGKDNVAANVSSTALGEFCTASGAASVALGYYAHTNTRQGSFVFADRSVTDDGNFVTDESFKAGANHSANWRVTGGFRIYTSSDRSTGVIFRYGNTAPLSDNTPSWYRTDAAMSTSTGAYLSTGGTWTNSSDRNRKHRFEPVAGEDVLARLRRVPLTRWSYKDDAASVRHLGPMAQDFRKAFGLGPDSISISTIDADGVALAGVQALDARTTAQATQLRALQTENQELRTRLDELERRALAATAAAPQGPATAGLPLAAAVLLAAGGIGAALRRRR